One window from the genome of Bubalus kerabau isolate K-KA32 ecotype Philippines breed swamp buffalo chromosome 17, PCC_UOA_SB_1v2, whole genome shotgun sequence encodes:
- the GIPR gene encoding gastric inhibitory polypeptide receptor isoform X1 produces the protein MPTCPPWWLLLLLSLWEPLLRSAEAGSEGQTAGELYQRWERYRRECQETLEASEPPAGLACNGSFDMYVCWDYTAPNATARASCPWYLPWHGHVAKGFVLRQCGSDGQWGPWRDHSQCENPEKNAVFQDQRLTLERLQVVYTVGYSLSLATLLFALLILSTFRRLRCTRNYIHINLFTSFMLRAAAILTRDRLLPPPGPYPGDQVLTLWNQALAACRTAQIVTQYCVGANYTWLLVEGIYLHSLLVLVGGSEEGHFRCYMLLGWGAPTLFVIPWVIVRYLFENTQCWERNDIKAIWWIIRTPILLTILINFLIFVRILGILVSKLRTRQMRCPDYRLRLARSTLTLVPLLGVHEVVFAPVTEEQAQGALRLAKLSFEIFLSSFQGFLVSVLYCFINKEVGRAAARRPRPLPAAQGMARAPPPLSAVRFQVQSEIRRGWHRCRLRHSLGEEPRQRPEPAFRTLPSGSGPGQVVAGRALCSRTLPGPGGEANHVLESYC, from the exons ATGCCCACCTGTCCACCCTGgtggctgctgcttctgctctCGCTGTGGGAGCCGCTGCTCCGGAGCGCAGAG GCAGGCTCTGAGGGGCAGACAGCGGGAGAGCTGTACCAGCGCTGGGAGCGGTACCGCAGGGAGtgccaggagacactggaggccTCGGAGCCCCCAGCAG GCCTCGCCTGTAACGGGTCCTTCGATATGTACGTCTGCTGGGACTACACTGCACCCAACGCCACTGCCCGTGCGTCCTGCCCTTGGTATCTGCCCTGGCACGGCCACG TGGCTAAAGGCTTTGTCCTCCGCCAATGTGGCAGTGATGGCCAATGGGGACCTTGGAGAGACCATTCTCAGTGTGAAAACCCAGAGAAAAATGCGGTTTTTCAG gacCAAAGGCTGACCTTGGAACGGCTGCAGGTTGTGTACACCGTGGGCTACTCCCTGTCTCTTGCCACACTGCTGTTCGCCTTGCTCATCTTGAGTACCTTCAG GCGGCTGCGCTGCACTCGCAACTACATCCACATCAACCTGTTCACGTCTTTCATGCTGCGGGCAGCTGCCATCCTCACCCGGGACCGTCTGCTTCCTCCCCCTGGCCCCTACCCTGGGGATCAGGTCCTTACCCTGTGGAACCAG GCCCTAGCTGCCTGTCGCACGGCCCAGATCGTGACCCAGTACTGCGTGGGCGCCAACTACACGTGGCTGCTGGTGGAAGGCATCTACCTGCACAGTCTCCTCGTGCTTGTGGGAGGCTCCGAGGAGGGTCACTTCCGCTGCTACATGCTCCTCGGCTGGG GGGCCCCCACGCTTTTCGTCATTCCTTGGGTGATCGTCAGGTACCTGTTCGAGAACACGCA gtgCTGGGAGCGGAATGATATCAAAGCCATTTGGTGGATCATACGAACCCCTATTCTCCTAACAATTTTG attaattttctcatctttgtCCGCATCCTTGGCATCCTCGTGTCAAAGCTGAGGACGCGACAGATGCGCTGCCCGGACTACCGACTGAG GCTGGCTCGCTCCACGCTGACGCTGGTGCCCCTGCTGGGCGTCCACGAGGTGGTGTTTGCTCCCGTGACTGAAGAACAGGCCCAGGGTGCCCTGCGCTTGGCCAAGCTCAGCTTTGAAATCTTCCTCAGTTCTTTCCAG GGCTTCCTGGTCAGCGTCCTCTACTGCTTCATCAACAAGGAGGTAGGGAGAGCCGCGGCCCGCCGCCCGCGCCCTCTGCCGGCCGCGCAGGGAATGGCGCGCGCGCCGCCGCCTCTGAGCGCCGTCCGGTTTCAGGTGCAGTCGGAGATCCGCCGGGGTTGGCACCGCTGCCGCCTGCGCCACAGCCTCGGCGAGGAGCCGCGCCAGCGCCCCGAGCCCGCCTTCCGGACCCTGCCCTCCGGCTCCGGCCCGGGCCAGGTCGTCGCCGGCCGCGCTCTGTGCTCGAGGACCCTCCCAGGTCCTGGGGGTGAGGCCAACCACGTCTTAGAAAGTTACTGCTAG
- the GIPR gene encoding gastric inhibitory polypeptide receptor isoform X2 translates to MPTCPPWWLLLLLSLWEPLLRSAEAGSEGQTAGELYQRWERYRRECQETLEASEPPAGLACNGSFDMYVCWDYTAPNATARASCPWYLPWHGHVAKGFVLRQCGSDGQWGPWRDHSQCENPEKNAVFQDQRLTLERLQVVYTVGYSLSLATLLFALLILSTFRRLRCTRNYIHINLFTSFMLRAAAILTRDRLLPPPGPYPGDQVLTLWNQALAACRTAQIVTQYCVGANYTWLLVEGIYLHSLLVLVGGSEEGHFRCYMLLGWGAPTLFVIPWVIVRYLFENTQCWERNDIKAIWWIIRTPILLTILINFLIFVRILGILVSKLRTRQMRCPDYRLRLARSTLTLVPLLGVHEVVFAPVTEEQAQGALRLAKLSFEIFLSSFQGFLVSVLYCFINKEVQSEIRRGWHRCRLRHSLGEEPRQRPEPAFRTLPSGSGPGQVVAGRALCSRTLPGPGGEANHVLESYC, encoded by the exons ATGCCCACCTGTCCACCCTGgtggctgctgcttctgctctCGCTGTGGGAGCCGCTGCTCCGGAGCGCAGAG GCAGGCTCTGAGGGGCAGACAGCGGGAGAGCTGTACCAGCGCTGGGAGCGGTACCGCAGGGAGtgccaggagacactggaggccTCGGAGCCCCCAGCAG GCCTCGCCTGTAACGGGTCCTTCGATATGTACGTCTGCTGGGACTACACTGCACCCAACGCCACTGCCCGTGCGTCCTGCCCTTGGTATCTGCCCTGGCACGGCCACG TGGCTAAAGGCTTTGTCCTCCGCCAATGTGGCAGTGATGGCCAATGGGGACCTTGGAGAGACCATTCTCAGTGTGAAAACCCAGAGAAAAATGCGGTTTTTCAG gacCAAAGGCTGACCTTGGAACGGCTGCAGGTTGTGTACACCGTGGGCTACTCCCTGTCTCTTGCCACACTGCTGTTCGCCTTGCTCATCTTGAGTACCTTCAG GCGGCTGCGCTGCACTCGCAACTACATCCACATCAACCTGTTCACGTCTTTCATGCTGCGGGCAGCTGCCATCCTCACCCGGGACCGTCTGCTTCCTCCCCCTGGCCCCTACCCTGGGGATCAGGTCCTTACCCTGTGGAACCAG GCCCTAGCTGCCTGTCGCACGGCCCAGATCGTGACCCAGTACTGCGTGGGCGCCAACTACACGTGGCTGCTGGTGGAAGGCATCTACCTGCACAGTCTCCTCGTGCTTGTGGGAGGCTCCGAGGAGGGTCACTTCCGCTGCTACATGCTCCTCGGCTGGG GGGCCCCCACGCTTTTCGTCATTCCTTGGGTGATCGTCAGGTACCTGTTCGAGAACACGCA gtgCTGGGAGCGGAATGATATCAAAGCCATTTGGTGGATCATACGAACCCCTATTCTCCTAACAATTTTG attaattttctcatctttgtCCGCATCCTTGGCATCCTCGTGTCAAAGCTGAGGACGCGACAGATGCGCTGCCCGGACTACCGACTGAG GCTGGCTCGCTCCACGCTGACGCTGGTGCCCCTGCTGGGCGTCCACGAGGTGGTGTTTGCTCCCGTGACTGAAGAACAGGCCCAGGGTGCCCTGCGCTTGGCCAAGCTCAGCTTTGAAATCTTCCTCAGTTCTTTCCAG GGCTTCCTGGTCAGCGTCCTCTACTGCTTCATCAACAAGGAG GTGCAGTCGGAGATCCGCCGGGGTTGGCACCGCTGCCGCCTGCGCCACAGCCTCGGCGAGGAGCCGCGCCAGCGCCCCGAGCCCGCCTTCCGGACCCTGCCCTCCGGCTCCGGCCCGGGCCAGGTCGTCGCCGGCCGCGCTCTGTGCTCGAGGACCCTCCCAGGTCCTGGGGGTGAGGCCAACCACGTCTTAGAAAGTTACTGCTAG
- the SNRPD2 gene encoding small nuclear ribonucleoprotein Sm D2, whose amino-acid sequence MSLLNKPKSEMTPEELQKREEEEFNTGPLSVLTQSVKNNTQVLINCRNNKKLLGRVKAFDRHCNMVLENVKEMWTEVPKSGKGKKKSKPVNKDRYISKMFLRGDSVIVVLRNPLIAGK is encoded by the exons AT GAGTCTCCTCAACAAGCCCAAGAGTGAGATGACCCCAGAGGAGCTGCAGAAGCGGGAGGAGGAGGAGTTTAACACGGGGCCACTCTCCGTGCTCACGCAGTCAGTCAAAAACAACACTCAAGTGCTCATCAACTGCCGTAACAATAAGAAGCTCCTGGGCCGCGTGAAGGCCTTCGACAG GCACTGCAATATGGTGCTGGAGAACGTGAAGGAAATGTGGACGGAGGTCCCCAAGAGCGGCAAGGGCAAGAAGAAGTCCAAGCCCGTCAACAAGGACCGCTACATCTCCAAGATGTTCCTGCGCGGGGACTCTGTCATCGTGGTCCTGAGGAACCCCCTCATCGCTGGCAAGTAG
- the QPCTL gene encoding glutaminyl-peptide cyclotransferase-like protein isoform X1 has protein sequence MPSGGRGRPRLQVGERSLLERPSPPKRRLIPRAQLLPQLLLALTVASVFYTIWRIWHSQTEELPLGRELRGPLIGSLPEARVRRVVGQLDPHRLWNTFLRPLLVVRTPGSPGNLQVRKFLEATLRTLSAGWHIELDSFTASTPVGPLDFGNVVATLDPGAARHLTLACHYDSKLFPSGSAPFVGAMDSAVPCSLLLELAQALDQELGKAKERAAPVTLQLLFLDGEEALKEWGPKDSLYGSRHLAQLMESTPHGLGSTRIQAIELFMLLDLLGAPNPTFYSHFPRTARWFHRLRSIEKRLHRLNLLQSHPWEVMYFQTGEPPGSVEDDHIPFLRRGVPVLHLIATPFPSVWHTSDDSEANLHPPTVHNLSRILAVFLAEYLGL, from the exons ATGCCTTCCGGGGGCCGCGGGCGGCCCCGGCTCCAGGTCGGGGAACGCAGCCTTTTGGAGCGACCCTCACCGCCCAAGCGCCGCCTGATACCGCGGGCACAGCTGTTGCCCCAGTTGCTGCTGGCTCTGACGGTAGCCTCGGTGTTCTATACCATTTGGAGGATCTGGCATAGCCAGACTGAAGAGCTACCACTGGGGCGGGAGCTGCGG GGCCCTTTGATCGGAAGCCTCCCCGAAGCTCGGGTGCGGAGGGTAGTGGGACAACTGGACCCTCACCGTCTCTGGAACACTTTCCTGCGCCCTCTGCTGGTTGTACGGACTCCGGGCAGCCCGGGCAATCTCCAAGTCAGAAAG TTCCTGGAGGCTACGCTGCGGACACTTTCAGCAGGCTGGCATATAGAACTCGACTCCTTCACTGCCTCCACACCCGTGGGGCCATTGGACTTCGGCAATGTGGTGGCCACGCTGGACCCAGGGGCTGCCCGCCACCTTACCCTTGCCTGCCATTACGACTCCAAGCTCTTCCCATCTGGCTCAGCCCCCTTTGTGGGGGCCATGGATTCGGCAGTGCCTTGCTCCCTGCTACTGGAGCTGGCCCAAGCCCTTGACCAGGAGCTGGGCAAAGCCAAGGAGAGG GCAGCACCAGTGACCTTGCAGCTGCTCTTCTTGGATGGTGAAGAGGCACTGAAGGAGTGGGGACCCAAGGACTCGCTTTATGGCTCCCGGCACCTGGCCCAGCTCATGGAGTCTACACCCCACGGCCTGGGCTCCACCAGGATCCAGGCTATT GAGCTCTTTATGCTTCTTGATCTCCTGGGAGCCCCTAACCCGACCTTCTACAGTCACTTCCCTCGCACGGCCCGCTGGTTCCATCGGCTCAGGAGCATTG AGAAGCGTCTGCACCGTCTGAACCTACTGCAGTCTCATCCTTGGGAAGTGATGTACTTCCAGACCGGGGAGCCCCCTGGCTCCGTGGAAGACGACCACATCCCGTTCCTCCGCCGAG GAGTTCCTGTGCTCCACCTCATCGCCACACCTTTCCCCTCTGTCTGGCACACGTCCGATGACTCCGAGGCCAACCTGCACCCACCCACGGTACACAACCTGAGCCGCATCCTGGCCGTGTTCCTGGCTGAATACCTGGGGCTCTAG
- the QPCTL gene encoding glutaminyl-peptide cyclotransferase-like protein isoform X2 — protein sequence MPSGGRGRPRLQVGERSLLERPSPPKRRLIPRAQLLPQLLLALTVASVFYTIWRIWHSQTEELPLGRELRGPLIGSLPEARVRRVVGQLDPHRLWNTFLRPLLVVRTPGSPGNLQVRKFLEATLRTLSAGWHIELDSFTASTPVGPLDFGNVVATLDPGAARHLTLACHYDSKLFPSGSAPFVGAMDSAVPCSLLLELAQALDQELGKAKERAAPVTLQLLFLDGEEALKEWGPKDSLYGSRHLAQLMESTPHGLGSTRIQAIELFMLLDLLGAPNPTFYSHFPRTARWFHRLRSIEKRLHRLNLLQSHPWEVMYFQTGEPPGSVEDDHIPFLRRD from the exons ATGCCTTCCGGGGGCCGCGGGCGGCCCCGGCTCCAGGTCGGGGAACGCAGCCTTTTGGAGCGACCCTCACCGCCCAAGCGCCGCCTGATACCGCGGGCACAGCTGTTGCCCCAGTTGCTGCTGGCTCTGACGGTAGCCTCGGTGTTCTATACCATTTGGAGGATCTGGCATAGCCAGACTGAAGAGCTACCACTGGGGCGGGAGCTGCGG GGCCCTTTGATCGGAAGCCTCCCCGAAGCTCGGGTGCGGAGGGTAGTGGGACAACTGGACCCTCACCGTCTCTGGAACACTTTCCTGCGCCCTCTGCTGGTTGTACGGACTCCGGGCAGCCCGGGCAATCTCCAAGTCAGAAAG TTCCTGGAGGCTACGCTGCGGACACTTTCAGCAGGCTGGCATATAGAACTCGACTCCTTCACTGCCTCCACACCCGTGGGGCCATTGGACTTCGGCAATGTGGTGGCCACGCTGGACCCAGGGGCTGCCCGCCACCTTACCCTTGCCTGCCATTACGACTCCAAGCTCTTCCCATCTGGCTCAGCCCCCTTTGTGGGGGCCATGGATTCGGCAGTGCCTTGCTCCCTGCTACTGGAGCTGGCCCAAGCCCTTGACCAGGAGCTGGGCAAAGCCAAGGAGAGG GCAGCACCAGTGACCTTGCAGCTGCTCTTCTTGGATGGTGAAGAGGCACTGAAGGAGTGGGGACCCAAGGACTCGCTTTATGGCTCCCGGCACCTGGCCCAGCTCATGGAGTCTACACCCCACGGCCTGGGCTCCACCAGGATCCAGGCTATT GAGCTCTTTATGCTTCTTGATCTCCTGGGAGCCCCTAACCCGACCTTCTACAGTCACTTCCCTCGCACGGCCCGCTGGTTCCATCGGCTCAGGAGCATTG AGAAGCGTCTGCACCGTCTGAACCTACTGCAGTCTCATCCTTGGGAAGTGATGTACTTCCAGACCGGGGAGCCCCCTGGCTCCGTGGAAGACGACCACATCCCGTTCCTCCGCCGAG ATTAA
- the QPCTL gene encoding glutaminyl-peptide cyclotransferase-like protein isoform X3, with product MPSGGRGRPRLQVGERSLLERPSPPKRRLIPRAQLLPQLLLALTVASVFYTIWRIWHSQTEELPLGRELRGPLIGSLPEARVRRVVGQLDPHRLWNTFLRPLLVVRTPGSPGNLQVRKFLEATLRTLSAGWHIELDSFTASTPVGPLDFGNVVATLDPGAARHLTLACHYDSKLFPSGSAPFVGAMDSAVPCSLLLELAQALDQELGKAKERELFMLLDLLGAPNPTFYSHFPRTARWFHRLRSIEKRLHRLNLLQSHPWEVMYFQTGEPPGSVEDDHIPFLRRGVPVLHLIATPFPSVWHTSDDSEANLHPPTVHNLSRILAVFLAEYLGL from the exons ATGCCTTCCGGGGGCCGCGGGCGGCCCCGGCTCCAGGTCGGGGAACGCAGCCTTTTGGAGCGACCCTCACCGCCCAAGCGCCGCCTGATACCGCGGGCACAGCTGTTGCCCCAGTTGCTGCTGGCTCTGACGGTAGCCTCGGTGTTCTATACCATTTGGAGGATCTGGCATAGCCAGACTGAAGAGCTACCACTGGGGCGGGAGCTGCGG GGCCCTTTGATCGGAAGCCTCCCCGAAGCTCGGGTGCGGAGGGTAGTGGGACAACTGGACCCTCACCGTCTCTGGAACACTTTCCTGCGCCCTCTGCTGGTTGTACGGACTCCGGGCAGCCCGGGCAATCTCCAAGTCAGAAAG TTCCTGGAGGCTACGCTGCGGACACTTTCAGCAGGCTGGCATATAGAACTCGACTCCTTCACTGCCTCCACACCCGTGGGGCCATTGGACTTCGGCAATGTGGTGGCCACGCTGGACCCAGGGGCTGCCCGCCACCTTACCCTTGCCTGCCATTACGACTCCAAGCTCTTCCCATCTGGCTCAGCCCCCTTTGTGGGGGCCATGGATTCGGCAGTGCCTTGCTCCCTGCTACTGGAGCTGGCCCAAGCCCTTGACCAGGAGCTGGGCAAAGCCAAGGAGAGG GAGCTCTTTATGCTTCTTGATCTCCTGGGAGCCCCTAACCCGACCTTCTACAGTCACTTCCCTCGCACGGCCCGCTGGTTCCATCGGCTCAGGAGCATTG AGAAGCGTCTGCACCGTCTGAACCTACTGCAGTCTCATCCTTGGGAAGTGATGTACTTCCAGACCGGGGAGCCCCCTGGCTCCGTGGAAGACGACCACATCCCGTTCCTCCGCCGAG GAGTTCCTGTGCTCCACCTCATCGCCACACCTTTCCCCTCTGTCTGGCACACGTCCGATGACTCCGAGGCCAACCTGCACCCACCCACGGTACACAACCTGAGCCGCATCCTGGCCGTGTTCCTGGCTGAATACCTGGGGCTCTAG